In Meleagris gallopavo isolate NT-WF06-2002-E0010 breed Aviagen turkey brand Nicholas breeding stock chromosome 2, Turkey_5.1, whole genome shotgun sequence, the following are encoded in one genomic region:
- the LOC104909919 gene encoding collagen alpha-1(XII) chain-like, with product MHSQPFISIVNGDVNSLLFENLNPDTLYEVSVTAIYPDESESDDLIGSERTLPLVPITTPAPKSGPRNLQVYNATSHSLTVKWDPASGRVQRYKIIYQPINGDAPEQSTMVGGRQNSVVIQKLQPDTPYAITVSSMYADGEGGRMTGRGRTSK from the exons ATGCATTCACAGCCATTTATA AGTATTGTAAATGGAGATGTCAACAGTCTGCTCTTTGAAAATCTGAACCCAGATACATTGTATGAAGTCTCAGTTACTGCCATCTATCCTGATGAATCAGAAAGTGATGACTTGATTGGCAGTGAACGAACAT tacCCTTGGTACCTATTACAACACCAG CCCCGAAGAGTGGTCCACGAAACCTTCAAGTGTACAATGCAACTTCACACAGTTTGACTGTAAAGTGGGATCCTGCCAGTGGTCGAGTGCAGAGATACAAGATCATTTACCAGCCTATCAATGGAGATGCCCCAGAACAGTCG aCCATGGTTGGTGGGCGGCAGAACAGTGTGGTAATACAAAAGCTGCAGCCTGACACACCGTATGCTATTACCGTGTCATCGATGTATGCGGATGGTGAAGGGGGCCGAATGACAGGACGAGGCAGAACCAGTAAGTAA